Proteins from a single region of Candidatus Saccharibacteria bacterium:
- a CDS encoding YvcK family protein, with amino-acid sequence MNEPFPRNDIKITVIGGGTGSFTLLNALKDYTHSIAAVVNMADDGGSTGVLRDELGTLPPGDVRQCLVALSESSKVRDLFNYRFEEGTFSGHAFGNVLLSALEKMTGSFTEAVETASEILRVNGVVLPATLDDVRLKMEWPGASVILRGERVIDADYFEHDPRKATLTLVPNATPNPTCLAAIEQADLVVIAPGDLYTSLGPLLIIDGIGHALKNTKATTVYVSNLVTKKGQTEGFTVSDHADEIERFAGAAFLDYVLYNEQVPENELAKRYEAEDAYLVPIDRDVLAKKSYKTVAGDFLGAMASEHKGDMLPVTRSLIRHDSSAVAKAIIGIYNNANGR; translated from the coding sequence ATGAACGAACCTTTTCCGCGGAATGATATTAAAATCACTGTTATTGGGGGAGGGACGGGTAGTTTTACCCTTTTGAATGCACTGAAAGACTATACTCACTCTATTGCGGCCGTAGTGAACATGGCCGACGATGGCGGTAGTACTGGCGTGCTTCGCGATGAGCTGGGAACGTTGCCCCCTGGGGACGTGCGGCAGTGCTTGGTGGCGCTTAGCGAATCGTCGAAAGTGCGCGATTTATTTAACTACCGGTTTGAAGAGGGGACATTTAGCGGGCATGCCTTTGGCAATGTGTTACTAAGTGCGCTCGAAAAAATGACCGGCAGCTTTACCGAGGCTGTCGAGACGGCATCCGAGATTTTGAGAGTTAACGGGGTTGTTTTGCCGGCGACACTCGATGATGTGCGGTTGAAGATGGAGTGGCCTGGGGCAAGTGTGATTTTGCGGGGAGAGCGGGTGATTGACGCTGACTATTTTGAGCACGATCCGCGAAAAGCGACACTAACTCTTGTTCCAAATGCAACGCCCAATCCAACATGCCTTGCGGCTATAGAGCAGGCCGATTTAGTGGTTATTGCGCCGGGCGATCTTTACACCTCGCTGGGGCCGCTGCTTATTATTGATGGTATTGGCCATGCATTAAAAAATACAAAGGCAACAACCGTGTATGTTTCGAACCTGGTGACGAAAAAGGGCCAGACAGAAGGATTTACAGTAAGTGATCATGCCGATGAGATTGAGCGTTTTGCTGGCGCGGCGTTTCTCGACTACGTGCTTTATAACGAGCAGGTGCCAGAAAATGAACTCGCCAAGCGCTACGAGGCGGAGGATGCATACCTGGTTCCGATTGACCGTGATGTTCTTGCAAAGAAGAGTTACAAAACGGTGGCAGGTGATTTTTTGGGAGCTATGGCCTCCGAGCACAAAGGTGATATGCTACCAGTAACACGCTCACTCATACGACACGATTCGAGCGCGGTCGCTAAAGCGATTATAGGAATATACAACAATGCCAATGGAAGATAA